Genomic segment of Paenibacillus sp. FSL R5-0623:
TGTATTATATCTGCTGTTCATCGTTGCTCCCGCCCTGCTGGGCATCTATTATTCCTTCACTGACTGGAACAGTTACAGTTCGGAGAAGAACTTTATCGGTCTGGAGCATTTCCGTACCATATTGGCGGGTGATCCGACCTATCTTCTTTTTATCAAAAACACAGTCCTGTTCACCCTCGTGACATCCATCGCCAAGACGGTTCTCGGCTTGTTTCTGGCTCTGCTGTTGGTCAGCGGTGTAAAGGCCGCGAATCTGCACCGGATGATCATCTTCTCGCCACAAGTGTTGTCGTTCCTGATTGTTGGGCTTGTGTTCAAAAGTCTGCTCGATCCCAACAACGGGTTCGTTAACGTGACCCTACGTTCCATGGGACTAGACGTTCTCGCCCAGAACTGGCTGGGCTCCCTGACCTGGGCCATGCCATCCATTATGGCGGTGGATACGTGGAAAGGCATGGGGTACATCATGGTGCTGTTCATCGCCGGACTGCTCGCGATTCCACGTGATTATTACGAAGCAGCGTCCATTGACGGCGCCGGGTTTGGGCAGAAGTTGTTCCGGATCACCATTCCGATGCTAATGCCTACCATTACCATCGCCACGGTGCTTAATATTACGTATGGGCTGAGAGTATTCGATGCCGTATACGTGCTAACCAACGGTGGCCCCGGTAACGCAACAGATGTCATTAACACGGCTGTCTATTCCTCTTTTGCCAAAGGGTATTGGGGACTGGGGAGTGCGTTATCTACCATTCTGTTTGTCATCATGGCGATCATCTCCTTTTTCATCATTCGTTTGATGAACCGAAAGGTGGAATACTGACATGCGATTGAGAAAAAGATTGGCTTCCATCGGGTTAAATGCTCTCGCCTGGCTGCTCAGCCTGGTGGTCCTGATTCCTTTTGTCGTCATTGTACTGAATTCATTCAAGTCGGACGCCGAGGCCAAAGTGCTTAAACTGACGCTGCCCGAGAAGTTTATTTTCGAAAATTACAAAATAGTCTATGAACAGGGACACTTGGGAGGTTCTTTTTTCAACAGTCTGCTGCATTCCGGAGCTTCTTCTCTACTATTAGTGTTTGTTGTGGCTTTCTCGGCCTTCACGTTATCCCGCAACCATTCGAGGCTCAGCAAGTTTCTGTACTTCTTCCTGATTCTTGGTATCACCCTACCACTCAACTACATTCCGCTGATGGAAGTCATGAAGTCGATGGGTATGATCAATTCACATGTCGGCATGATTCTGCTCTACACGGCCATGGGTATTCCAATCTCGCTGTTCATTACGTATGCTTTTGTGTCTAACATCCCGAAGGAGCTGGATGAAGCCGCGATCATGGACGGATGTAATGGGATCAAGCTGTTCCTGCGAATCATTGTACCTTTGTTAACCTCGGTGCTGGTAACGGTATTTGTTCTTAATTTCCTGAGTGTCTGGAATGAGTTTACTGCCCCACTCTATATGTTGAATACAGTGGAGATGTGGCCGATGACGCTGGCTGTATATAACTTCTTTGGACAATTCAGTGCCCAGTGGAATCTGGTCAGTGCCGATATTG
This window contains:
- a CDS encoding sugar ABC transporter permease, whose protein sequence is MNANKIYPWYFSSGAIVLYLLFIVAPALLGIYYSFTDWNSYSSEKNFIGLEHFRTILAGDPTYLLFIKNTVLFTLVTSIAKTVLGLFLALLLVSGVKAANLHRMIIFSPQVLSFLIVGLVFKSLLDPNNGFVNVTLRSMGLDVLAQNWLGSLTWAMPSIMAVDTWKGMGYIMVLFIAGLLAIPRDYYEAASIDGAGFGQKLFRITIPMLMPTITIATVLNITYGLRVFDAVYVLTNGGPGNATDVINTAVYSSFAKGYWGLGSALSTILFVIMAIISFFIIRLMNRKVEY
- a CDS encoding carbohydrate ABC transporter permease → MRLRKRLASIGLNALAWLLSLVVLIPFVVIVLNSFKSDAEAKVLKLTLPEKFIFENYKIVYEQGHLGGSFFNSLLHSGASSLLLVFVVAFSAFTLSRNHSRLSKFLYFFLILGITLPLNYIPLMEVMKSMGMINSHVGMILLYTAMGIPISLFITYAFVSNIPKELDEAAIMDGCNGIKLFLRIIVPLLTSVLVTVFVLNFLSVWNEFTAPLYMLNTVEMWPMTLAVYNFFGQFSAQWNLVSADIVLTSLPVLIVFLIGQKYIVGGLTSGAVKG